The Doryrhamphus excisus isolate RoL2022-K1 chromosome 1, RoL_Dexc_1.0, whole genome shotgun sequence genome includes a window with the following:
- the eri2 gene encoding ERI1 exoribonuclease 2 isoform X2: MLRQRSQSSAVRKTLLSNQVFAYLIVIDFESTCWREKRNSTQEIIEFPAVLLNASTGEIESEFHTYVQPQEHPVLSAFCTELTGITQVQVEAGVPLQICLSQFNRWLQTLRLEKALVFPGRQDAASAPPPSSKLCAFLTWSDWDLGVCLHYECKRKQIHKPDVVNSWIDLRSTYRMFYSRKPKGLNGALQDLGIQFCGREHSGLDDARNTAQLAARMMRDGCVMKITRSLVREDKPKKPATSTPSSVANATKVLNLQDNSSPRVSVPVRQSLVSPKTLLNGTPSPLCGLWSRTRCATAVDSSNNLILCSTVMGSLQHQQARRSGPTGLGEEHIEELAVEAEDRCGSYDDVVLDDIVMDPEGTLEAISDYYSAWGEPVGPPGDTAVCQDVPDGQNPGFAVLQTASKQQQAASAHKINKTTSSFRTFVPDRSSTPDASIFRPKGGIASSTSSFTALTDSRKKVAASASFNVPKTVLSLRPANVVPSGTAKITPPLCGCGRRSRRLQVSNGGPNHGRGFYCCAARQTARKGCKFFKWESTLKKTSSVLLCHADTMLGPRRPQRKSV; the protein is encoded by the exons ATGCTGAGGCAGCGCAGTCAATCCTCGGCTGTAAGAAAGACTCTCCTGTCAA ATCAAGTCTTTGCGTATCTGATCGTCATCGACTTCGAGTCCACATGCTGGAGAGAGAAAAGGAACTCCACCCAGGAAATAA TTGAATTCCCCGCTGTTCTTCTGAACGCATCCACCGGGGAGATCGAGTCCGAGTTTCACACTTACGTTCAACCTCAGGAGCATCCCGTACTGTCGGCCTTCTGCACCGAGCTAACTGGCATTACACAG GTGCAAGTCGAAGCGGGTGTCCCACTCCAGATCTGTCTGTCTCAGTTCAATCGCTGGCTGCAAACACTGCGTCTGGAGAAGGCACTCGTCTTTCCCGGCCGGCAGGACGCAGCTTCCGCTCCTCCGCCTTCCTCAAAGCTGTGCGCTTTCCTCACCTGGTCGG ATTGGGATCTGGGAGTGTGTTTGCACTACGAGTGTAAACGCAAGCAGATTCACAAGCCAGACGTGGTCAACAGCTGGATCGACCTGAGGAGCACCTACAGG ATGTTTTACAGCAGGAAGCCCAAAGGTCTGAACGGTGCGCTGCAAGATCTGGGAATCCAGTTTTGTGGAAGAGAGCATTCCGGTCTGGATGACGCCAGGAACACGGCTCAGCTGGCAGCGAGGATGATGAGGGATGGCTGCGTGATGAAGATCACCAGAAGCTTAGTGAGG GAAGACAAACCAAAGAAGCCAGCAACCTCCACTCCGTCTTCTGTAGCAAATGCCACTAAAGTCCTAAACCTGCAGGATAACTCCAGTCCCAGGGTCTCTGTCCCGGTCCGTCAGAGTCTCGTGTCTCCAAAGACTCTCCTCAATGGTACGCCGTCACCCCTGTGTGGTCTCTGGAGCAGGACAAGATGCGCCACAGCGGTGGATTCCTCCAACAACCTCATTCTCTGCTCCACGGTCATGGGGAGTCTCCAGCACCAACAGGCCCGAAGAAGCGGACCCACAGGACTGGGGGAGGAGCACATCGAGGAGTTGGCAGTGGAAGCTGAGGACAGGTGCGGGTCCTATGATGACGTGGTGCTGGATGACATCGTTATGGACCCTGAAGGGACTTTGGAGGCCATCTCTGATTATTACAGCGCGTGGGGAGAACCTGTGGGACCTCCAGGTGACACAGCCGTGTGTCAAGATGTCCCTGATGGACAGAACCCTGGCTTTGCAGTTCTCCAGACGGCTtcaaaacagcagcaggctGCATCAGCGCATAAAATCAATAAGACAACCTCCTCCTTCAGGACCTTCGTCCCAGACAGGTCGTCCACCCCCGACGCCTCCATCTTCCGTCCCAAAGGAGGCATCGCATCATCAACGTCGTCCTTTACTGCCCTCACTGACTCTCGGAAGAAGGTTGCCGCTTCGGCTTCCTTCAACGTCCCCAAGACCGTCCTCTCCTTGAGACCCGCCAACGTCGTTCCATCTGGAACAGCCAAGATCACGCCACCGCTGTGCGGCTGTGGGCGCCGCAGCAGGCGTCTGCAGGTGTCCAACGGTGGTCCCAACCACGGCAGAGGCTTCTACTGCTGCGCCGCGCGCCAGACGGCAAGGAAGGGATGCAAGTTCTTCAAGTGGGAGTCCACCCTGAAGAAGACCAGCTCCGTTTTGCTCTGTCACGCCGACACAATGCTCGGCCCTCGTCGCCCTCAGAGGAAGAGCGTGTGA
- the thumpd1 gene encoding THUMP domain-containing protein 1, whose protein sequence is MAAAQGETRKRSKKYFGFGGYPHSKRWRGSRELEVGMQGILITCNMNQKKCTAEAFDLLNEYADQLYGPEKFQEDEGNYSEGDVDDALRREVAQLKAAPGKQWRFQALESGANNVIFIRTHNLESDKLVHHILSDLHATKKKKTRIILRMLPVMGTCRAFPEEMLRYLSTFLQPWFKKPNRATYQVAFKARNSSHNKREDVIKAIAGLVGKLNSKNRVDLTNPQLTIIVEVIKAVCCISVVREYTRYRKYNLQEVVKDDTPKADDDAPKADDAATADDAATAEPDKEGEAMEVERKDSDAAAEGDKENDGAEEKKENDGVAEEENKNDAVVEEKENDAAEEEAAAAEEKEEEAAEEEEAATAAAAEEEEEEEAAAEEDKKPGEEDVDEEDEPQDCKDVEGDGE, encoded by the exons ATGGCGGCCGCGCAGGGAGAGACGAGGAAGCGGAGCAAGAAGTACTTCGGTTTCGGCGGCTACCCCCACAGCAAACGCTGGAGGGGGTCCAGGGAGCTGGAAGTGGGCATGCAGGGCATCCTGATCACTTGCAACATGAACCAGAAGAAGTGCACCGCCGAGGCCTTCGACCTGCTCAATGAGTACGCCGATCAACTATATGGTCCTGAGAAG TTTCAAGAGGACGAGGGCAACTACAGCGAAGGAGATGTGGACGATGCGCTGAGGAGGGAAGTGGCGCAGCTGAAAGCCGCCCCGGGGAAACAGTGGCGTTTCCAGGCTCTGGAGAGCGGGGCCAACAACGTCATCTTCATCAGAACTCACAATCTGG AGTCTGACAAGCTGGTTCATCACATCCTGTCGGACCTGCACGCCACCAAGAAGAAAAAGACACGCATCATCCTTCGAATGCTGCCG GTGATGGGGACGTGCAGGGCCTTCCCGGAGGAGATGCTCAGGTACCTGAGCACCTTCCTGCAACCCTGGTTCAAGAAGCCCAACAGAGCCACCTACCAGGTCGCCTTCAAGGCACGCAACAGCAGCCACAACAAGAGGGAAGACGTCATCAAAGCCATTGCAG GCCTGGTGGGGAAGCTGAACTCCAAGAACAGAGTGGACCTGACCAACCCGCAGCTCACCATCATCGTGGAGGTCATCAAGGCGGTGTGCTGCATCAGCGTGGTCCGAGAATACACGCGCTACAGGAAGTACAACCTGCAGGAAGTGGTCAAAGACGACACCCCCAAGGCGGATGACGACGCCCCCAAGGCAGATGACGCCGCCACGGCGGATGACGCCGCCACGGCCGAGCCTGACAAGGAAGGTGAGGCAATGGAAGTAGAAAGGAAGGATAGcgatgcagcagcagaaggcgACAAGGAAAATGATGGAGCagaagaaaagaaggaaaacGATGGAgtagcagaagaagaaaataaaaatgatgcgGTAGTAGAAGAAAAGGAAAACgatgcagcagaagaagaagcagcagcagcagaagaaaaagaagaagaagcagcagaagaagaagaagcagcaacagcagcagcagcagaagaagaagaagaagaagaagcagcagcagaggaGGACAAGAAGCCTGGTGAAGAAGACGTGGATGAAGAAGATGAGCCACAGGACTGTAAGGATGTTGAGGGTGATGGAGAGTGA
- the eri2 gene encoding ERI1 exoribonuclease 2 isoform X1, translated as MSTKKLAKELGMLRQRSQSSAVRKTLLSNQVFAYLIVIDFESTCWREKRNSTQEIIEFPAVLLNASTGEIESEFHTYVQPQEHPVLSAFCTELTGITQVQVEAGVPLQICLSQFNRWLQTLRLEKALVFPGRQDAASAPPPSSKLCAFLTWSDWDLGVCLHYECKRKQIHKPDVVNSWIDLRSTYRMFYSRKPKGLNGALQDLGIQFCGREHSGLDDARNTAQLAARMMRDGCVMKITRSLVREDKPKKPATSTPSSVANATKVLNLQDNSSPRVSVPVRQSLVSPKTLLNGTPSPLCGLWSRTRCATAVDSSNNLILCSTVMGSLQHQQARRSGPTGLGEEHIEELAVEAEDRCGSYDDVVLDDIVMDPEGTLEAISDYYSAWGEPVGPPGDTAVCQDVPDGQNPGFAVLQTASKQQQAASAHKINKTTSSFRTFVPDRSSTPDASIFRPKGGIASSTSSFTALTDSRKKVAASASFNVPKTVLSLRPANVVPSGTAKITPPLCGCGRRSRRLQVSNGGPNHGRGFYCCAARQTARKGCKFFKWESTLKKTSSVLLCHADTMLGPRRPQRKSV; from the exons ATGTCCACAAAGAAGCTAGCTAA AGAATTAGGAATGCTGAGGCAGCGCAGTCAATCCTCGGCTGTAAGAAAGACTCTCCTGTCAA ATCAAGTCTTTGCGTATCTGATCGTCATCGACTTCGAGTCCACATGCTGGAGAGAGAAAAGGAACTCCACCCAGGAAATAA TTGAATTCCCCGCTGTTCTTCTGAACGCATCCACCGGGGAGATCGAGTCCGAGTTTCACACTTACGTTCAACCTCAGGAGCATCCCGTACTGTCGGCCTTCTGCACCGAGCTAACTGGCATTACACAG GTGCAAGTCGAAGCGGGTGTCCCACTCCAGATCTGTCTGTCTCAGTTCAATCGCTGGCTGCAAACACTGCGTCTGGAGAAGGCACTCGTCTTTCCCGGCCGGCAGGACGCAGCTTCCGCTCCTCCGCCTTCCTCAAAGCTGTGCGCTTTCCTCACCTGGTCGG ATTGGGATCTGGGAGTGTGTTTGCACTACGAGTGTAAACGCAAGCAGATTCACAAGCCAGACGTGGTCAACAGCTGGATCGACCTGAGGAGCACCTACAGG ATGTTTTACAGCAGGAAGCCCAAAGGTCTGAACGGTGCGCTGCAAGATCTGGGAATCCAGTTTTGTGGAAGAGAGCATTCCGGTCTGGATGACGCCAGGAACACGGCTCAGCTGGCAGCGAGGATGATGAGGGATGGCTGCGTGATGAAGATCACCAGAAGCTTAGTGAGG GAAGACAAACCAAAGAAGCCAGCAACCTCCACTCCGTCTTCTGTAGCAAATGCCACTAAAGTCCTAAACCTGCAGGATAACTCCAGTCCCAGGGTCTCTGTCCCGGTCCGTCAGAGTCTCGTGTCTCCAAAGACTCTCCTCAATGGTACGCCGTCACCCCTGTGTGGTCTCTGGAGCAGGACAAGATGCGCCACAGCGGTGGATTCCTCCAACAACCTCATTCTCTGCTCCACGGTCATGGGGAGTCTCCAGCACCAACAGGCCCGAAGAAGCGGACCCACAGGACTGGGGGAGGAGCACATCGAGGAGTTGGCAGTGGAAGCTGAGGACAGGTGCGGGTCCTATGATGACGTGGTGCTGGATGACATCGTTATGGACCCTGAAGGGACTTTGGAGGCCATCTCTGATTATTACAGCGCGTGGGGAGAACCTGTGGGACCTCCAGGTGACACAGCCGTGTGTCAAGATGTCCCTGATGGACAGAACCCTGGCTTTGCAGTTCTCCAGACGGCTtcaaaacagcagcaggctGCATCAGCGCATAAAATCAATAAGACAACCTCCTCCTTCAGGACCTTCGTCCCAGACAGGTCGTCCACCCCCGACGCCTCCATCTTCCGTCCCAAAGGAGGCATCGCATCATCAACGTCGTCCTTTACTGCCCTCACTGACTCTCGGAAGAAGGTTGCCGCTTCGGCTTCCTTCAACGTCCCCAAGACCGTCCTCTCCTTGAGACCCGCCAACGTCGTTCCATCTGGAACAGCCAAGATCACGCCACCGCTGTGCGGCTGTGGGCGCCGCAGCAGGCGTCTGCAGGTGTCCAACGGTGGTCCCAACCACGGCAGAGGCTTCTACTGCTGCGCCGCGCGCCAGACGGCAAGGAAGGGATGCAAGTTCTTCAAGTGGGAGTCCACCCTGAAGAAGACCAGCTCCGTTTTGCTCTGTCACGCCGACACAATGCTCGGCCCTCGTCGCCCTCAGAGGAAGAGCGTGTGA
- the LOC131136951 gene encoding axin-1-like: MSVVRDLDGIGFRGGGGVVASLNGPAHFTEDAPRPPVPGEEGSDVDPPAQSTVSRPGGISQTLAFALSSSAAKMGDSSSYTPSSSSATPRRSDLDLGYEPEGSASPTPPYLKWAESLHSLLDDQEGIQLFRNFLCQEGCADLLDFWFACSGFRKTSQDKRTKLAKAIYRKYIMDGSGIVSRQIKPATKSFIRDCVGRPHPDPAMFEQAQTEIQAMMEENTYPLFLKSDLYLEYTRSGGESPKLNPSDQSPLSGPAKPVPGCLPTLPEDEEWRCRGGPREAEEDEEEEKECGETPVGRLTHSLLMKTVPQRSSSSRRRQDSREYRPWREPVNPYYANMGYARAPATSANDSEQQSMSSDADTLSLTDSSVDGIPPYRYRKQHRKEMHESAKANGRVPLPHIPRTYRMPKDIHVEPERFAAELIRRLEMVLREREAEERLEERLKRVRLEEEGDDADISVTTSMSSHSIPLPLPSSFPPLYGAHYSETTANTGAVATYGGLVAMEDSLDDDPESILDDHVQRVMKTPGCQSPGATNATLGGSGRQTPPKSSRSPDGGVGPPHYPPHRGGGHSLPASGVKGMHHHKQLYHHRGREGQEETGSRAQPNFLWNGEPASQYATRSRNYADGAGASTLDGMGYSSKGSTLSRRSKKPSEASGKGDECGRGMDTQVPLDDLERNQKILQWMMEGDRQRKSSHGGSTSSSRRTGGSNESPRPASVERPGAVHPWVSAHLRNNPSSVPPTVSHPSAAQVQPSHPFIQDPAMPPNPAPNPLTQLEEAKRRLEEERKRAAPQQAKQRHKSGKRQVCENMTVAYYFCGEPIPYRTSVKGRVVTLGQFKELLTKKGHYRFYFKKVSDEFDCGVVFEEVRDDDAILPIFEEKIIGKVEKVD, from the exons ATGAGCGTTGTCAGGGACTTGGATGGGATTGGGTTCAGGGGGGGCGGCGGAGTGGTGGCCTCCCTGAACGGCCCAGCCCATTTCACAGAGGATGCGCCGCGACCACCGGTACCCGGCGAGGAGGGCTCTGACGTGGACCCCCCGGCTCAGTCGACAGTCAGCCGTCCAGGCGGCATCTCTCAGACACTTGCCTTTGCCCTGTCGTCTTCAGCTGCCAAGATGGGGGATTCCTCAAGCTACACGCCCTCCTCCTCGTCCGCCACCCCCCGTCGTTCCGACCTGGACTTGGGATACGAACCGGAGGGCTCGGCCTCGCCCACACCGCCTTACCTGAAGTGGGCCGAGTCCCTCCACTCTCTCCTGGACGACCAGGAAGGAATCCAGCTGTTTCGGAACTTCCTGTGCCAGGAAGGGTGTGCCGACCTGCTGGACTTCTGGTTTGCTTGCTCTGGGTTTCGGAAAACCAGCCAGGACAAGAGGACTAAGCTAGCTAAGGCCATCTACAGGAAGTACATCATGGACGGAAGCGGGATCGTCTCCAGGCAGATCAAGCCGGCCACTAAGAGCTTCATCCGAGACTGTGTGGGGAGGCCGCATCCGGACCCCGCTATGTTTGAGCAG gccCAGACGGAGATCCAGGCCATGATGGAGGAGAACACCTATCCTTTGTTCCTCAAGTCAGACCTGTACTTGGAGTACACGCGTTCGGGAGGGGAGAGCCCCAAGCTGAACCCCAGCGATCAGAGCCCTTTGTCAGGGCCTGCTAAGCCCGTGCCGGGCTGTTTGCCCACGCTGCCTGAGGATGAGGAGTGGAG GTGCAGAGGCGGTCCGAGGGAAgcggaggaggacgaggaggaagagaaggagtGCGGGGAGACACCGGTTGGAAGGCTGACCCACAGCCTGCTGATGAAGACGGTACCACAGAGATCCTCGTCCAGCAGGAGGCGGCAGGACAGCAGGGAGTACAG ACCTTGGAGAGAGCCGGTGAACCCGTACTATGCCAACATGGGCTACGCTCGTGCCCCCGCCACCAGTGCCAACGACAGTGAGCAGCAGAGCATGTCCAGCGACGCTGATACGCTGTCACTGACTGACAGCAGTGT AGATGGTATCCCTCCCTATCGGTATCGTAAGCAGCATCGCAAGGAGATGCATGAAAGTGCCAAAGCTAACGGACGTGTGCCCCTACCTCATATACCT CGCACGTACCGCATGCCAAAGGACATCCACGTAGAGCCTGAGAGGTTTGCAGCCGAGCTCATCAGGAGGCTGGAGATGGTTCTGAGAGAGCGGGAGGCTGAGGAGAGGCTGGAAGAGCGGCTGAAGAGAGTACGGCTG gaagaggagggtgACGACGCCGACATCTCCGTCACAACCTCCATGTCGTCCCACAGCATACCGCTCCCCCTCCCCTCGTCATTCCCCCCTCTCTATGGCGCTCACTACTCCGAGACCACCGCCAACACGGGAGCCGTGGCCACATACGGTGGCCTGGTCGCCATGGAGGATTCACTCGACGACGACCCGGAGTCCATTCTGGATGACCATGTGCAGCGGGTGATGAAAACTCCGGGATGCCAGTCGCCGGGGGCAACCAATGCCACCTTAGGAGGGAGCGGCCGACAGACACCTCCCAAGTCCTCACGATCGCCAGACGGCGGTGTCGGCCCGCCTCACTACCCGCCGCACAGAGGGGGGGGTCACAGTCTGCCTGCTTCTGGGGTTAAAG GAATGCATCACCACAAGCAGCTGTACCACCATAGAGGAAGAGAAGGCCAGGAGGAGACGGGATCCAGGGCTCAGCCCAACTTCCTCTGGAACGGCGAGCCAGCTAGCCAGTATGCGACCAGAAGTCGAAACTACGCCGACGGGGCTGGAGCCAGCACCCTGGATGGAATGGGTTACAG CAGCAAAGGGAGCACGCTATCACGACGTAGCAAGAAGCCATCAGAGGCGTCAGGCAAAGGTGACGAGTGTGGCCGTGGCATGGATACCCAGGTACCTCTGGATGACCTGGAGCGGAACCAGAAGATCCTCCAGTGGATGATGGAGGGCGACCGGCAGAGGAAAAGCTCACACGG CGGCAGCACAAGCAGCTCCAGGCGGACAGGAGGCAGCAACGAGTCGCCCCGTCCTGCTTCAGTGGAGCGACCCGGTGCAGTCCACCCGTGGGTCTCGGCCCACCTGCGCAACAACCCCTCCTCTGTGCCCCCCACCGTCTCGCATCCGTCGGCGGCACAGGTGCAGCCCTCGCACCCCTTCATCCAGGACCCCGCCATGCCCCCCAACCCCGCTCCCAACCCCCTCACCCAGCTGGAGGAGGCCAAGCggaggctggaggaggagcggaAGAGGGCGGCCCCTCAGCAAGCTAAGCAGAG GCACAAGTCTGGCAAGCGTCAGGTGTGCGAGAACATGACCGTGGCCTACTACTTCTGTGGCGAGCCAATCCCGTACCGGACCTCGGTCAAAGGTCGGGTCGTGACTCTGGGCCAGTTCAAGGAGCTGCTGACCAAAAAGGGGCACTACAG GTTCTACTTCAAGAAAGTCAGCGACGAGTTTGACTGCGGCGTGGTGTTTGAGGAGGTCAGAGATGACGACGCCATACTGCCCATCTTTgaggagaagatcatcgggaagGTGGAGAAGGTGGATTGA